CTACAGTAGTCCTGGAGGGGAGAAACCGAGTCACAGGCCCCCAGTGGGATTCAGATTAGGGCCCTCTGGCCAGGTGGGGACACCGTTGCTCGCTCTGCTACCGctgccccccctccccaaggctgTAACGATGACTACTACGAGGAGAGTTACTTGACCACCAGGACTTACGGGGAGCCCGAGTCTGTGGGCACATCCAGGGCCTTCCGCCAGCCCTCGGCTTCACTCTCAGATGCTGACACCTTTCACCACCAGGTGAGCTGGCTATCGGGCACCCTGTACTTGGGTACAACCTGAGGGGGTGATTGCGGGGTTTGGATAAATCAAGGGGGCCACTGGGTGCAAATGGGGgctcccagagcctccagggaGAGGTGGGGTCTGCAGACACCTGCCAGGTCAGggccttttttgggggggctgtcAGAACTGTTTGACTAGAGTGCCCGGTACATGCCCTGCACCCTTGCCTGGGATCTAGGTTTGAACTCTTTCTGAGAATCCTGGGGCAGAAAGTAGGGTGTAGGCAGCTGGGACAGTCATTTAGCAAGTGGCAACGCCCCACAGACATAAGGCCGGGAACCAAGAAGGGTGCTGGAGGGTGGCAAGGCCCAGGCCTTGAAGCAGTGTTCAGAATAAGCTGGGCAGGGAAGTTTGGACTGAGGGGTATGACAGGGCCACGCTGACCGCGCCAGCCAGTATCCTTACCCTGATTCACTTCTGTAGGTTTGCGATGACAATCTTTTCTCTTCTGAAGAGGAGGGCAAGGACAGGTGAGTAGTAGGGCGGGCCAGGGACCGGGGCTGATTCTGGGCTCAGGCCTTCCTGGCCTATCTGCTCCCCTCTTTGCCTCAGGGAACGCCCCGTGTATGGCCGGGACAGTGCCTACCAGAGCATCGCACACTACCGCCCTGTTTCCAACGTCTCCAGAAGCTCCCTGGGCCTGTCCTATtaccccacctcctcctccacctctgccGTGTCCTCAtcttcatctcctcctccttcGTGGCTCGCCCGCCGTGCCATCCGGCCAGAAAAGCAGGCCCCTGGGGCTGGTCTGGGCCAGGATCGCCAGGTCCCACTCTGGGCCCAGATGCTCCTGTTCCTGGTCTTTGCTGCCTTCCTGCTTTTTGTTTACTACTCCATGCAGGCCGAGGATAGCAACCCCTTCCGGGCGGAGCCCTGAGGGTCTGGCTTTGTGTCTTGGGGCCAGCTGCTCTTGGAAGTCCTGGCTGACTGCCTTAGCAGCGTtttctgggggaggaggggggttgGGGCTTTTCTGTGTGTTCTTGCTTGGGGGTACTGGAACAGGGGCAATGTTTGCTTCCCCTGCCTTGTCCTGCCAGGGAGGCAGCAGGCCTGGGCCCTCTGCAGCATGGTGGGCCTGGGCAGGTGTTCCTCTGGAGCCTCCTGGCCCTACTTGCCTCTGACCCTTAGGGCCTAGGAGGGCAAGACCCTTCTCCTGGAGAGGAGAACGTGGTTGTCGTCATTGCATGCCTCCTGTTCATTGCCACCTCAGTGGGGGGAATTAACCAAAGGCCGCCCTTTGTTTTCGTGGACAATAAAAAGACcgtttatttttaacatgtggGCTCTTCCCTTTAATGTGGGGAGGGGTTGGGCTGCCCCCTGCTAAGGCCCTCCAGGCCTTGGGTCTCCAGAATTGCCATCTGGCTTTGTtggttcttcttttcttcctttgcactTGGGGTGGGGATCACATGCTACCCATGGACATATTTGTGCTTTGCTTTTGGGGTCCGCTTCCTGACTCGTTAGCCAAAGCTCTTGTACTACTCATAAAAATAACTGCCACACGGAGAACCCACTTAGAAATGCAGGCGAGGCTGTTTGCACGATGTCAGTTATGGGTGTTTCACTTTCCAGCAGACGCCAATCTTGGTGTCCAAGGGTGGGGGGGGATGAAGAGGAAACGAGGCATCTGCTTGGCGGGCCATTTCTGCTGGAAAGCTGATTGTTTAATGCTACAGGGGAAGGCTCCCAGTGCTCTGGAATGTTCCATCGCCTTTCGGTAAACCAGTTCTTCACCTGGCTATATTCTATCTTATTGCCAGGTTTTCTGCTGTGggtatttcataattttcaaagaaGGAAACCTAGGGTAGGCTGCCACAAGAGGCCGTGTGTCCTGGCTCTGCACTGCCAATAGAGGGCAGTAAAGCGTGGAGAGGCTGGCTCCGTGTAATCAAGTGGGAATGAGAGGCACCACGAGGGCTACCTCGTTGGGTGGGGACCTAGCATCAGTCCCTCTCACCTCTGACCGGATCCTTGCTACAGGTGACAGGACTTGGCAGGGCCTGGCCTCTCACCTGCATGTACACCATGGGCTCCTGAGCCTTTGGGGGCTCTTGAGCCTTTGGGGGCTCTTGAGCCTTTGGGGGCTCTTGGCTGTCTATGGCTGCATGGTGAGCTTTGGTCAGGGCTGGGACTGGAACCATCCTACCAAAGCTCCTGGACATTTCTTTCTGATGCATCCTAGtctccccacttttttttctgGAGTGGGGGCGggtgttttcttaaaaataacatacttttttgtgcatttaaaataaaaaagaatgatgggacttccctggtggtccagtggtaaagagtccacttctgggacttccctggtggtgtagtggttaagaatccgcctgccaatgcagggcacacgggttcgatccctggtccaggaagatcccacatgccgtggagcagctaagcccatgtgccacaactactgagcctgcgctctagagcccatgagccacagctactgagccggtgagcctagagcccgtgctccacaacaagagaagccaccgcaatgagaagcccgcgcaccgcaacaaaagagtagctccaaaaaaaaaaaaaaaaaaaaaaaaaagagtagctcccactcgccgcaactggagaaagcccgtgcgcagcaacgaagacccaacacagccaaaaataaataaatttattttttttggaataatttcttgAAGGGGATTTCATGCAACTGTGTTTTATTGAATTTCAGGGAGGTTTCCCATCTGAAAGAATTAAAACTAAACGTGAATCCAAGTAAGTAGaaagtgtatttaaaatactaccagtcagggacttccctggtgttccttttttaaaaaatccaccttccaatgcagggtacacgggttcgatccctgctgggggaactaagatcccacatgccatggggcaactaagcctgcgtgccacagctactgacctTATGCGCCTCAACGAGacagcccacgcgccctggagcccacgccacaactagagagagaaaaacccgcacgccgcaacgaagagacCGAGCGTCACAATGAAAGATCTTctgtaccgcaactaagacccgacgcaggcaaaaaatatattttaaaaatattttaaaatatatataaaaaagaatgaaaaaaattgcttCTAATTTTCTCACCCCTCCCACAGCCTCAGCCTCCTTTGTTTGCTGCAAGCCCCTCCCACCTGgctcccccagcacccagccaACTGTGGCATGGACTCCCCAGGTCTCCAGCTTCGGCCCCTTGCCATCCCAGTGCAAGAGCTGAGACTTGTTTGCTTCATGGTGGGTGGGGGGCATGGGCAGGGGTTGCTGCCTCCTCATTGGTGACAATAAGGCCTGATGGTCAGCAATGAGCCTGAATGGGGGCTGGGGTGCAGAGGAGGTAGTCAGGTTGCCAGTGCACCAGAACTCCAGGGCGGCATGGTGAGACGTCTTGCTTCAGCAACGGATCCCAAATCAGGTATGTTGAGAAGAGGGACCGAGCCTGTGAATACAGCTCCCCACAGGCTCTCGCTACCTGGGACTGCTGTTCAGCTGGAGCCCCGCCAGGTCTGGGCGGAGAGGCAAGTGGAGCCTAGGGACGTGGGAAGGTTGACATGCTGATACTCTGTGGAGTAGCTGGAGCGGAGAGAAGGGACAGCATGGGATGGGCAGGGGCAGCTGGGCTTGCGCCCtcccagggaaggggagagacatGGCACGGCCTCTGGGTGGAATGGTCCTCTCCAGGCCTCACGTTCTTGATCTGTTCCAGGACAGAGGGGGAGGCTAGGTGTGCTTGGCAACCACTGTGGTGtctgagagaagagaggaaagagtcCCCACCCAGGTGACACAGTCTCcgttctcatttatttattccccaAGGGCAACCACATCCATTGGTCACCATGCACCAGAGGGAGGGTTGCTGCGGGCTCCTGAGTGGCTTCAAgcttcctgccccagggctctTAGACACCCCCCTCCCAAAGAGTTGTAGCTCCCAAGGGCTCTGGACCGCCCCCAGCACTCACCTTCAGGCTTGGCCCCACTTCCCAGGGATCTGAGACTACCTCTCACGAGAGCTCTGAGGGGCCCAGCTGCCTGAAGGTCCCCCGAGGACTCTGGAGTTCCATCACAGGGCAACTGAGGACTTCCATTCCCCAGAGCTTAGgccatcctcccttcccccaccaggggctccagtggtgctgggaacacagcAGGGGGCAGCAGCTGCCCAAGGTTAAGGGGACAGTGACTACCCTGCTGTGTAGGTGCCAGCAGAACGGAGGGGGGAGGGAATGGTGTGGTGGTGGTCCTGCCAGGCAGGGAGGAGCCTGGTTGATGCAATGGAGCTGGTTGCAATGGACTTGGATGCGTGGCTGCTGCCAGAGGTCTGAGCCGCATCCCTGGTGGAGCACAGAAAGGAGGGCcctgtgggtggggcagggggtggagccAGGAATCCTAACTCAGGATCCCACCCTTGACCTCCATCCCCCTGTCAGGTCCAGGGTAAGCAGCAGAGAGTGTTCGGCAGACCGAGGTCCACCCCTACCTTGACCCCCACCCTGTGCTGGAGCTAGAGATGGTGGCTACTGGGTTGGTCCCCGCACTGCAGAGGACAGTCCATCCAAGAGAACAGTCCAAGGGGGACACAGCCTGTGGATCCACGACGATGGACCACCCCAGGCCCCCAGATTCTAAAGGACAGGAAAGTGCCACTGTTACTACCCCAGGGGCTGGCCAGTTGCCCTAGGTTCAGGGTGGCCATCGCTGGAGACtctacccctccccccagggcaGGCAGGACTCAGTGAAAAAAGTCAGGTCCCGCCCCCTGGCCCACCACTTCTCAGGCCATGCCTGAtgcctgggggtgaggggggcaggCACACTCTGGAGGCTTCTGGAAGCTGCTCAGCTAGAGAAGTCCAGCCAGAGGTGGTCCCCCCCCAGGCACCACCTTCTCCCCTCGGCCCACCAGGCGCCCCTCCCGCCGGCTCACCCACAGCCTCCTGCCTGCTCCCTGCACGAGTCCGCCAGGAGGAGACAGTGCTGTCTCCCGTCCTTTCCGAACCCGCCTGCTGGACGGGCCCCCATGGGAGAACGGCCCCAGAGCCAGGCTGAGCTTAACCGGGAGGCTCCGTCCCCGCCCCGGACTCCACATCACACCCAGGCAGCCATGAGGCACGCTAGGCGGTAGCGGGGGGGAAAAGATGCCACCCTGGAGGGGGGAAACAGGACCCTGACGACAGCCCTGAGGACAGAGGCCACGGGACAGACCAGGCCTGAGCCTGAGGCCCGCCCAGGCAGGGGTCAGGAGGGAGCGAGACTGGGGCGCCATCCCTGCCGGggcttctgggggtggggaggaacagGCAGATGGCGCCAGGAAAAGGACCACCGAGACCCCATCCTGCTGGGGGGCAAATGGCTTGGGACCCGGCCCCACTGAGCAAATCCCCCAGAGGACACCCCGGCTGCTAGGAGACAGGGAAGTGCGAGGCCTGGGCCTCAGCCAGGTTCACACGCCACCCACCCAGAGCCAGCAGGGGTGGTGGCCCAGCTCCAACAGGCCCCACGCCCACGCCCGAGGCCCGCTCACCAGCAGGTGCCAGGAGCAGAGACGAGGCCCCAGCCACACGCCTTCCCCCAGGCTGGCCCCATCTCACCTACTaggtctggggagggggtggctggTCGCGCCAGCTGGGAGCAGCCCCCTGTCCTGCAGGTCCAGCtgcgggcagggcagggcagggggatgGTGGAGCTGACCACCCACACCCCTCGGCCAGCCTCCACCCCTGCTCTGGCCACACCTCTGCACCCGACCCTCCCTGCTGTCCGCTCCcccaggaggatgggagggaccCGGCTGAGGAAAGCGGAGCACCGGCCCCTCAGGATGGGACTGCCGCCCACCCGACAGTGAGGGAGCCCCAGCACTTCAACAAGGGAGACAGTAGTCTGGAGACCCTTGGGATTCCCGTGCAAGCCCCCAGCACGGGCGGCCTCACCCAACTCCAGGGCACAGGGCCAGGGCTCTCCAGGGCAGCCACCTCCACACCCCCCAGGAACCCCGATGAAGCCAGTGATGGGagagtgtgcgtgcgtgtgtgtgtgcgcgtgcgtgtgtctGGAAGGTCCCCACAAGCCCAGCGAGGCCGCAGCCAGGGGAGCAGGACTGAGGACAGCGCTAAACaatgggcggggctgggggactGCCCTTGGGTCGGAGCACCTGCTGAGGACGGGCCAGGTACAGACGCCCGCGCTCAGCGGGGTGGCACCAGGTCCTCGGGCGGGCGGAGAGGGTGAGGGCCAAGGATGTGCCCTGCAGGTGGGTGGCGGCTGGGTGGGGACAGGGCCTGGCTGCTGCCCTGATTATGCCCATCCGCAGAGCGGGCCGCTAGGAAGAGCTCCCCCGGGCAAGGGAGGGCCGGCGCCCACGCAGTGCCCCGGGCCCCCGTGGGCAGGCCGCCTCCGAGGGAAGACTGCAGGGGAGCCGGGCCCGCCTTGTCCTGCCTTCTGCCCAGGCCTGAGGGACTGGAAGGTGGCTCTACTTAGGGGGACAGTCAGATGGCCCAGGAGTGTGGGGCTGCAGCGGGCCCGAGCGTCTCCCGGAGCCCTAGGACCCTGCGGCCCCACCTCCCGGCCGGAGGGTGTCCCCGGCAGCCACCACCACAGCCACGAGGCCGGGCCCAGCAAGCAcggcctcggcctcggcctcTGCTCCTGGGACGGAGACAGAGGGCCCAGCTCTCCCGACACCCACGGTCCTGGGGTTCAAGAAGTGCATGGCGGCCTCGGTCGGGGCCGGGGAGCTGTCTCCAAGGGCCCCGGCGTTGCCCAGCAGCGAGAGCCAACAGGAAAGGTACTCGCCGCCCACAGAACCTGCGTGACCAATTCAGAGCCACCAAGCGGGTCATCAGGGAGTCACATCTGAGTCCCAGCCAAGAAGGATGCGGCGGGCACCTCTCCCTTGGCCACAGTGGGAGCTCCTTCCTGGGACCAAAGGGACACTCGGCTGCCACCCCGGGCTGGCGCCTGCCACTGCTGAGCCATCACAGCCCAGCCCGGGGCTACCTGGCATGGTCACTGAGGACAAGGGGCTCGCCAGCCTGCACCCTCACAATGGGGCCCAcccctctctgctccctgcccctACCCACTTCCCAGCTGCTCGGTGGGAGGCtggcagggcggggaggggagtggggagaggagggcctGCACCTATGGGCACAGAGAGGCCACCCCAGCCTCAGGCAAGGtagctgcccccgcccccaccccactgggaaggagagggggtggggaccttggaggtgggagagcaccggggcccaggcctgggggcgCACTTGCATGGCCCTGGCAGTGGATGGGCTGCTGTGACGAGAAAGCGCTTCCGGCCCCCGCACCCACGGCAGCGCAACTAGCCGGCACTCCCACCAGGGCTGCAAACTCCTGGGCAGAGGGCACGCACCGCTGGCTTTGTGGGCCACGCTGGGGTCCTGCCAcatgttctttctttcctctggctttttcttttttaactttgttttgaaaattttatctatttttggctgcggtgggtcttcgtcgctgcgcgcgggctttctctagttgcggtgcgcgggcttctcattgcggagcacgggctctaggtgcgcgggcttcagtagttcagGCTCGTGGGcgcagcagttgtggcgcgcgggctctagagcgcaggctcagtagctgtggcgcacgggcttcgttgctccacggcacgtgggatcttccgggaccagggctcgaacccgtgtcccctgcactggcaggcgggttcttaaccactgcgccaccagggaagtccctctttctctGGCTTGTAGTGTGTTTTGTCTGCAACTGTTTAAAGGTGAAAAGCCACTCTGCCCTTACAAACACAGGCCCTCCCTGTCTCGGTCCTGGGCTGGAACCTGCCACCCCCCGCTCAGACGAAGAACGCATTGCCAAGGGGCCTGTGCGGACCAGGAGTCCCGCACCCAGATTCAGGAGCGAGGACACTCCTTGGAGCCTTCTCATCCGCCCTGAACGCGAACAAGCTACGCCCTAGCGGGTACCGTCCCCCTCCTCCGCTCTTCCTGGGTTGACCTGTGTGAGCCATAAAAATACAGCAGAGGTGAGGGGTTGTCACTTCGAGGTGAAGTTCTTAGAGGAACACTGCGGCCTTGATCTCGGGGCTGCTCTGTCCTAGGTGGTGGGCTCTGGCGAAGCCCTGCCCTGAGCAGCCCTAGGGACAGGCCCAGTGGGGAGGCCCGAGGCCCCGCCACATCCACGCAcgccatcttggaagcagagCGGCCCCCGCCCATCCCCACACCCTAGGCAGACCAGGGGGCTGTGGCCCCAGCGGAGGACTCGACTGCAGCCTGTGATGGACCCCAAGCCAGACGCCCCCAGCCAAGCCTTCTAGAATCCTGTGCTTCACACACGCAGGAGATTACGACGGTTGGCTGTGTTAAGGTGCTACGATTGGGGTAGTCTCTTATGCAGCACCGAGTAACTAATACACGATGATTTTAAACGGAGAAGACCACTCCAAGTCAGTCTGAAGCAAACAAACCGACGAGAAGCC
This window of the Physeter macrocephalus isolate SW-GA chromosome 21, ASM283717v5, whole genome shotgun sequence genome carries:
- the EMD gene encoding emerin isoform X1, which encodes MDDYSVLSDTELAAVLRQYNIPHGPVVGSTRKLYEKKIFEYETQRRRLSPPSSSASCLSYRFSDLDSASVDSDMYDLPKKEDALLYQSKGGDTVARSATAAPPPQGCNDDYYEESYLTTRTYGEPESVGTSRAFRQPSASLSDADTFHHQVCDDNLFSSEEEGKDRPSWPICSPLCLRERPVYGRDSAYQSIAHYRPVSNVSRSSLGLSYYPTSSSTSAVSSSSSPPPSWLARRAIRPEKQAPGAGLGQDRQVPLWAQMLLFLVFAAFLLFVYYSMQAEDSNPFRAEP
- the EMD gene encoding emerin isoform X2, translated to MDDYSVLSDTELAAVLRQYNIPHGPVVGSTRKLYEKKIFEYETQRRRLSPPSSSASCLSYRFSDLDSASVDSDMYDLPKKEDALLYQSKGGDTVARSATAAPPPQGCNDDYYEESYLTTRTYGEPESVGTSRAFRQPSASLSDADTFHHQVCDDNLFSSEEEGKDRERPVYGRDSAYQSIAHYRPVSNVSRSSLGLSYYPTSSSTSAVSSSSSPPPSWLARRAIRPEKQAPGAGLGQDRQVPLWAQMLLFLVFAAFLLFVYYSMQAEDSNPFRAEP
- the EMD gene encoding emerin isoform X3 codes for the protein MDDYSVLSDTELAAVLRQYNIPHGPVVGSTRKLYEKKIFEYETQRRRLSPPSSSASCLSYRFSDLDSASVDSDMYDLPKKEDALLYQSKGCNDDYYEESYLTTRTYGEPESVGTSRAFRQPSASLSDADTFHHQVCDDNLFSSEEEGKDRPSWPICSPLCLRERPVYGRDSAYQSIAHYRPVSNVSRSSLGLSYYPTSSSTSAVSSSSSPPPSWLARRAIRPEKQAPGAGLGQDRQVPLWAQMLLFLVFAAFLLFVYYSMQAEDSNPFRAEP
- the EMD gene encoding emerin isoform X4; amino-acid sequence: MDDYSVLSDTELAAVLRQYNIPHGPVVGSTRKLYEKKIFEYETQRRRLSPPSSSASCLSYRFSDLDSASVDSDMYDLPKKEDALLYQSKGCNDDYYEESYLTTRTYGEPESVGTSRAFRQPSASLSDADTFHHQVCDDNLFSSEEEGKDRERPVYGRDSAYQSIAHYRPVSNVSRSSLGLSYYPTSSSTSAVSSSSSPPPSWLARRAIRPEKQAPGAGLGQDRQVPLWAQMLLFLVFAAFLLFVYYSMQAEDSNPFRAEP